The following proteins come from a genomic window of Dreissena polymorpha isolate Duluth1 chromosome 1, UMN_Dpol_1.0, whole genome shotgun sequence:
- the LOC127877037 gene encoding uncharacterized protein LOC127877037 — MIKRTVKLESPIQFADKMNRLSNGGLAYRCSHCGKVDRKGRLVAHILRDHVPEKQVPFFCTLCKFRCETRDDLLKHLTKYAGHVRAVGSNQNIDLKQILIKSNVPWFVSANDMTPIREEDDDMFMDPEEPALPPWLLDVRPLKRKADFSPSTMSLPLSPQYTDQRYVLPRSMVESQEIFPDQSTALVNPALYTAPSFDEDPLTALVQTLKTPQSSPKAQAATPLQDEPVDILPTEQDKADPLLYEIISMSEKASQTEKGQPNAELQAIQRASETAAQACQATARNTERILDELRRLERRVTSIERAIDSRKRDKENMRPRKM, encoded by the exons ATGATCAAGAGAACAGTTAAACTTGAATCGCCGATCCAGTTTGCAGATAAG ATGAACAGGTTATCCAATGGGGGTCTCGCATATCGTTGTAGCCATTGCGGCAAAGTGGACAGAAAGGGGAGACTGGTGGCCCACATACTGAGAGACCACGTACCAGAAAAGCAAGTTCCCTTTTTCTGCACCCTATGCAAGTTCCGGTGTGAAACCAGGGATGATTTACTAAAACACCTCACCAAATACGCGGGCCATGTGAGGGCAGTTGGCAGCAATCAGAACATTGACCTTAAACAGATACTGATCAAGTCCAACGTTCCTTGGTTTGTGTCAGCCAACGATATGACCCCGATAAGGGAAGAAGACGATGACATGTTTATGGATCCAGAGGAACCAGCACTTCCACCATGGCTCCTGGATGTGAGGCCGTTGAAGAGGAAGGCGGACTTCTCACCATCAACCATGTCGCTTCCATTAAGTCCGCAGTATACAGATCAGAGGTACGTGCTACCCAGATCAATGGTAGAATCCCAGGAAATATTCCCTGACCAATCAACTGCTCTTGTTAACCCAGCACTGTACACGGCCCCTAGCTTTGATGAAGATCCTTTGACAGCACTGGTCCAAACCTTGAAGACACCACAGTCATCCCCTAAGGCCCAGGCAGCCACACCTCTCCAGGACGAACCAGTGGACATTCTTCCTACAGAACAGGACAAGGCGGATCCGCTTCTCTATGAGATAATATCAATGTCAGAAAAGGCGTCTCAAACAGAGAAAGGACAACCCAATGCCGAACTGCAGGCTATCCAGAGAGCATCGGAGACAGCTGCTCAAGCCTGTCAAGCCACCGCCAGGAACACCGAAAGGATACTGGACGAGCTTCGTCGTTTGGAACGCAGAGTAACTTCCATCGAGAGAGCTATTGATAGTCGAAAGCGGGACAAGGAAAACATGAGGCCGCGCAAAATGTAA